The Sorghum bicolor cultivar BTx623 chromosome 6, Sorghum_bicolor_NCBIv3, whole genome shotgun sequence genome contains the following window.
ATTCATCACACAAATGCTTATACCATGGTGCATTTTAACATCGTTCTTCAAAGTGGAAAAATGTGCATCGCTAGGATAAAACAGTTGCTTTGAGTCTCTTAGGTAATTGTAACATGTAACAAGCGGCTGTCTTATTCTAGCAAATCAACATGATTTAATTTGCTCTTGAACTGAACCGAACTCAACTCACACTTATTTCCAGAACGAACGAGCACACTACTTTGATATGGCCCAAAACACATGCAACAGGACACTCAATTGTCATTCGGGATGGTCTATTATTTCTCATAACAAGACATTTTTCTGAAGGATTTCCCTAAACCAATGGGCAGAATTCTTGGGATATCGCTTCAATCCGTCATTGTAGTCCACGAAGTTTATCCCAAAGCGGACCGTAAAGGCATCCCTCCACTCGAAGTTATCAAGCAATGACCATGCAAAGTACCCTTTCACGTTTGCTCCAGCCCTATCAAGAATTTAGATGCGATTGTCAAGTCAAAGGCATCTTCATGTTTAGTGGTAGTAGAGTGTGCACGAATAAGTTCTTGACCTTATGGCACTTGACAGGGCAAGGAGATGCTTGTGGTAGTACTCTATCCTAATATCATCCTTCAAGGCTTCCTGTAGTGGCAGGCTATTGTTGGTGGCTTCATCAACGCCTAAATATATAATGGGGGGCATCGTTAGACAATTTATGTTTTGAGCTCTTCAGTTCTAAGTGTATTATTTAGATTGGTGAGTCGATTGCAAAAGAAGATGTAACTAATTAAACAATAGTATTGAAATCAGAGAACCTATTGACTGAAATATACCATTTTCAGTGATGTATATGGTAGGATTTCCGTAGTTTTCCTTCACATGGAGTAGTAGCTCAAGGAAGCCTTGAGGGTAGATGTAGAGCGAAGGTGAAGCTGCCTACAATTGCATACAGCCACTTCTAGAGATGACACAtatagaaaagaaagaaaaattaCTAGTGATCTAATTGTTTGGAGAAATGACAAGTTACCTGACGACCAATAGGCAAACCACCCCGAACACCTAAATATAATGGATGCGGTCAGTTTCCAAAGTTGAATTTGAATCACTATACCAAAACACCAAAGTAGCATCAGACTGCAGTTGCTGTATTGGGGCCGTGGTATAGTGAATCTTGCTCAAGAAAATTTAATGCAACATTGATTACAATTGTTTTTTGGAAAGGCAAAGGTTACATTTTGTATAACTTCATGCCTGCTCAAAATGCTACAGCATTGTTGAACAAGAGTTATGTGCTTTTCACAGTTGTAGAGACAATACTTTTGATCGAACTCAAAGGCTCTTTGTAAACATTAGATTACGAAGAACAACAAAAGATTGTCAACTTTGTTGACTCACCAGTAGTATTCGCTTGAGCGTCTGTGTTATAGCTCTTGTTCAGGGATGGAGGAACGTCTTCAGTGTAGTATCCGGTGTAGTAGTTGAGCCCGATGAAGTCAAATGCACCTTTGACCAACTTAGATTGTTCCTTTGTGAATTGCGGAAGACGATTTCCTACCAACCTTTTCATGCTTAATGGGTAGTCTCCTCTGATGAGGGGGTCCAAAGACCTTCAAGAACATTACAACTAAGATTTACATTTTTCTTTGGACTTTCCTTTTATGAAATTTTGTTAGGGTCACAGAGAATATACCATCCTAGCATGAAGTCTACAGCACGTCTCGCTGCATCGATATCGGATCTGGATTGGGAGAAGGGAGTAAACCAATGTGATACAATAGTTATTCCAATCTTTCCCTTTTGTACACCCTGCATTCAACGTATATATTATGCAATTGTGAGCATTGAACCTAGAACAAAACCAACTAAAATTTGGAATGGAAGGAGTAGGATTCAAGTTTTCAATTCATATACCCGACCCTATAAAATGTACAACTTCAGAATATACACTAGAACATGGCCATTAAAACTAATTCGTTCAAAAATGAAACATCTATCCACTTCTCTATATAACTTCTGACTCAATATTTGATTTGAAATATTCAAAAAATTCTATAGTTCTAAGTAATTCTTGTGTTGGTGATCTCAAAACAGGAACAAGAGAAAATCTAGTCAGTAAATCAGGTGATTGAACTTCCCCGCTTCACGCCGAACCTATTGAAACTAAACTCGGATGAGAACTAAAGTCAAATGAAAATTTAGATGTCCTAATTGATGTACTATTTATTGTAACTGTGTGAAGAGTTCATTACTGACCTGGTATTTCTCTTTGTACAACCGAACAGTTTCTGCATGGGCAAGCATCTGATAATGACATGCAGTGTAAGGCTCCCTTCCTGAATCCCCAACATTGCACTTGCCCTCTTCCCATGATGAGCACCTCGCTGGCGGAAAGGTACCAGATGCATAGCCCACGGAGCAGAAGGTCCACGGCTCATTGAAGGTGATCCAATGCTTCACTCGGTCCCCAAACTCTTTGAAGCAGACTTCAGAATAGTCCTTATAGTCATTGCTgtacaattttttttctttaatcaGTGACTTCAAACAACAAAGCATACAGGATCAAATAAGTGCTACTTCGAATTTGTGATGCAAGTATTAATTGATAAGGCTTTGTTCCTAAGCTTCTTTGAGCACTAACAGTCGTTGGCACTTTGATACTACATAATGGAAAACACGGTCCTTTTATGCTTACTGATGAGTACTTCATGTCCTAGGTTACCTCTCGACAATTCTATTAAATAGTATATTTCACCGCTAATTTAGAGAGCTGTGGCACAAGCTTAAATGATCATTTCTGTTATTATTATAGTAACTAAGAGTGCTTtctataaaatctttatttttgAACAAGTTATAAAAATGAGTTTTGAGTAAAAGGTAaaataagcacaaaattttttacTTGAAAAAATTGTACCAACTAATAAAATCAAATTTGGAAGTAAAAAATAAAGAAGACACATGGGTTGTCATGCAGGGAGAGAAAAACTATGAATATAGGTGAAAAAAAGCATATAGAGTAATTTGAAAAACTTCTAAGTTTTATATATTCTGAAATTCTAGCCCATGTAGGAGCATATGTTGATGGACTAGTTGACAACTAATTGAAGTGAAGGATGTCTTAGGTGCTAACATCCATGGTTAATGATGATTTAATTATGTTATAATGAAAAGTAAGGCAGTTCAAGTACAAATGAAGTAGTCTAACATGACATGTTGAGTTAATATGTGATTATGGATTGAGAAATTGTTTTCTAATATAAGAAGGACTAAACAATAAGGACTCACATGATATTGGGACTAAGAAATCCTCCATATTTATCTTCTAATGCCTGCGGCGAGTCCCAGTGAAAAAGGGTCACAAATGGTTGAAGCCCTGCAGATATATGTACATAAATGCCATCTGGTGGGATCAGGATGGTGTCTAGTGCTTGTATATATACAGTATATACCTTTCGACAAAAGCTCATTAATCAAATTGTTGTAGTATCTGACTCCTTCTCGGTTGACTCCACCGCTCAGGCTTCCATCTGTCATGAGATTCAGTTCCATGTCAGTTATCATTTATCAACTTGGGTATTCGACATGTGCAAGACTATGATGTAGCACATCTGAACAAACATGCCATATACTGACTTGGAAGAATTCTTGTCCATGAGATGGAGAACCTGTATGCATCCATTCCCATATCCTTCATTAGGCGCACATCTTCCTGCAGTTTTTTTCCCGGCAAAAGTCCCTTTGGATGAGAATAATATTTTTGACACGCTTCTGAcagaaaaatgaacaacctacTAACACGAGTTGGAGCATACAGTTCCACGTACTGGAATTCTCACAGAATCAATTCACATGGCGATACATCTATTTTCTTTTCCAAAAAGAACGTCAAACTAAAACCTTACCTTGTAGAGGTGGTAGGAATTCACGGCCACATCCCCGTTACTTCTGTTAGCGATTCTGTCTGCCAAAACCAGAAACTTGTCAAAAATTTCGAACATGGATCTTTGTGTATTGTTTCTTGCCACTTAAAATTCAAGAAATttgcccctgctgctgctggtctgTCCCTCATTGCTTTTTTATTTGtactactctctccatcccaaattataagatattccaagaattttgaagagtcaaagcatctcaagtttgaccaaaattatataataagataataaaatttattataccaactaagtatcattagattcttcattaattatatttttcatagtatatctatatgatgtcataaatctttgtaattctctctataattttggtcaaatttaagatattttgactctccaagattcttagaatatcTTATAATTAACCACTTGACTGTTCATTCATGACAGAATATTAAGCTACCCTACTAATCATAATAGTCCATCAACTCGTGCTTTTGCACGGGCCATAAATTTAGGAGACATAATATTACAATTAAATTACCAATATTAAATTTAATGAATAATATTAATGTGACATAATATGTAAGTCAAATATATAAACTCATTTAGAATAACAACTTACAAAAGTTATTGTCATGAAGTATTAGTTAATATAACTTAAAATGAATTGTCAATGTTATTGATGTGTAGTTTGTGAAATAAATACTTTCCCATGCTAGATAACTATTAAAATTAAGTATTTATTCTATTTATGATGGTGGCATATAGCATTATGATTAAGTTAAATTTAGCAGTGTTACAAGTGTGTAATTTAGAAATATATACAATGTATTTATGGCTAATGAATTACATTTGCATAATAGCTTGTACTAGTATTTGTACATAGATTTGAGGGGTATTTTAGTTTGTTTTTTATGATGTTATAGGCAGATGATTCAGATACAAATTAATGACatcattttaaattatattttataatacATATGTGCGTAATTTAGGGGATTATTTCAAGCTATCTTTCATAATGGTAGAAGTGAATAATTTAAATGCAAAATCCAAATGTTACTTTATGTATTTTTCATCATTGTATAGGAgaatagttattttttataaatcagAATAGCTCCATTCTGGCGTTGACGATGATGACTAGAGTCTATCAAATTAAACACTAGATGTTTCTGATTATTGCTCAGATTTCTAGAATTAGTAATAGCAAGATACAACTGTGCACACATTATATTGTTTCTTCTCACAAAATCAGGGATTGATGAGTAAAAAAACTTTGAGCCAAATTGCTTAGACAATAAGTCTGTGCGACGGCATTGAGTGTTGGTCGTCATATGTATGTTCGGTTTATAACCCCCTCCTAAAATCCCTGCTTCACGAAAAACTTAAGACATGCCTGCGTGCTTGTGAGTGAAGGTGTCCCAGATGCTTGGCCCTCTTCCCCCCTCCGCCGCACCACCTTCGTACTGCGTGTGAACACCAATTCACCAAACCAACTCGATCGTTAGACTATATGCCAAATTAAAGCCAAAACCATGCAAACactgaggaaaaaaaaaaggcttgCTTCATTAGCCGATGACCAGTGGAAAATGAGCAAACTTTCCATGATGATGAGTAGAAACTAATGCGAGCTAGCGTACTATATGTATTAACGCCATGTACAGATGACAAAGAAGTTCTTGCCTGATAGGCCGACGATGCCGTTCCGAAGATGAAACCCTCCGGGAAACTTGTCCGGTTCACCGGCGGCAGGCCGGCGTCATCGTAGGCAATGGAGGCAGAGGTGACTGCCAGAAGGAGAAACAGAGGTAGAAGACGACCAAGAAGCATTATTGTCGCTGCTACCCTCAAGTTTGATGCGTGTGGGGCGTACGACAAGAGAGTGTGGATCGATCGAGCTTGCGTAAAGGCTTATTTGGCACCCTGCTATATGTAATCAAGCTAGCTCATGCACTTCCAAAACAGCAGAGTGCAGGGACATGTGCAACTCTGGCAAAAATACGTCGTCTAGCTCATGCACGGCCAAAAAAGCGACAATATTTCGATCCATGAGCATGAGCCGATGAGCGATAACCACCACGATAGGGACATGTGCAAATCTTCAGTAGGGCAACATTAAAGTAGCAGAGAAATTGCTCGTGCTTGCAGCTATGGCTGCTACCTGCCACTCTAATAATGGAGAAAAAATAGAGAGGCTGCTAAGCACTGAAGCGCATCTCCATGACTCGATCGATGATATTATTAGCTTTTGTTTAGGACTTCGGGTACCTTGCTCCGGATAGCAATTGATATGAACCTATAACTCAGCACTCAAGAATCACAAAAATAACTAAATTCAGTACTGGAAGGAGGTATTGGGAAGACCAAGACAGCGTTTAGGTTAGGAATAGTAAGATAGAGATCAGGCGAGGAAGAAGAATAGAATTAGTTGAGGATTCAGTTACAATTACAACGAGTTCACAGCCGGCCACCGGGCAATATATACCTAGACCCACGGCACATAGGTCACACGGAGACGCCCAGACCCACTTGCTTCACCTCAAGGGCCCAAGAGGAAAATTTTGCTTGGCGGCCCACATGTCATTGCTTGGTATTTCCTTTCTTACAGCTTCTGTATCTCTTCGGGCACATAAGATAAGATCAATTAGGCGTCTAATGTGTGTGATCTGCATTAATTTCTTTTTTGGTTCTCTCTCTTTTTAATTTTATTAATTATCCTTCTTTCAGAGTGTTGAGAATTATCTCAATTTAGGTGTATCCAATGACGATAGAagtatttttttaaagaaagaTCGACAGGAGGGACAAAGTCCGGTCTCCCTGCACATTTATGTCCTATTCAGTTTGGAGGGATCCAACCCCCACGCATGTTCAGACGTGTGACTCATCTTCTATCTTTCTAGATATATCATGGTATGTGTACAGAATAGTCACTCATTTAAATAAAGTCAATATGTAGTTGTTTTTCAAAGTAGGATTAATCTCTTATAGCACAATAAAAAAATTAGTCATCGACCAAACCGTTCTCTGGGCCAAGCCAGTTTCCTTGTTGTTCTAGTCTCTGCCTTTCATTGGGTCCTGACCCAACTAACCTTTTTTCACTTTTTTGGTGTCAATGCTAAGTGCCTAAGTGGATCCCCGTGCACTTACAGGGCCTTGCACTTGTGAAACCGGCCGTGAAAGAACCTAAACATTGTCTAAAATGGGGTGAATAGGCTTTTTTGAAATTTAGGCATTCATGAAACAAATATGAACAAAAGCTTAAGACAGGAAAACCGGCCTATCCGGTTTCCTCGGAGAACCCTGCAGCAAaactgttaggccttgtttggatgtagtcggattcgcatcaatccacatgtgttggggtggattggagtggaacttgaactaaattccaccccaatccactccaacacatgtggattgaggtaaatccgacaacatccaaacaaggccttatgtgTGTCTTTTGCTCTCCTTTCTTCCAAGGTGTCTTCAATCGAAGGTGTCTTGGGTGCTTTCGGTAGTTGAACAATTTGATCAGTATACTCCACTCACAATCAGACACATCCAAGTCGTCGGGGAGCAGTGTAGCTCCATGACCGTCGCTCAAGATCCATTTTCAGGGGTGGTTCTATTAACAAATCCGTCTCTAAAAAATATATCTATTTTTAGGGATGGTTCTATTAAGAGAATCGtctctaaaaatattattttcaagGACGACTGCTTATGTCAACCGTCTCTGAAAATGAGTGATTTTCATAGGTAGATGACTAAGACAACCACAACTAAAAAATAGCTGCAACacaaataaattcatatcttttttaGATAAAGTCAGATGAAGACAAAATTTATACTAAAATTATAGAATTCGATGAgatctaaaactttgtagttaataAATTTTTGTTTGAGATCATTTAGAATTCCAAATATATAAATTAAGTCTCAGATTTATTCATttcaagtttttgaatttttcaaatgaccttagATGGAGAAATGTCATATATGAAAGTTATAGTGCTCAACGAgatctaaaactttgtagttcaaAATTTTCCCATTTAAGATCGTTAATAGTCCAAAATTGATTAGAAGATCTATACGTATTAGTACAAATGGGATAGCATTGTATATTGGAACTATGAGGTGTATAGTGCTAGGTGATGGACCACACAGAGCGAGACGTTGCGATTCCGAGTCCTAACTA
Protein-coding sequences here:
- the LOC8073570 gene encoding beta-glucosidase 12, whose protein sequence is MLLGRLLPLFLLLAVTSASIAYDDAGLPPVNRTSFPEGFIFGTASSAYQYEGGAAEGGRGPSIWDTFTHKHADRIANRSNGDVAVNSYHLYKEDVRLMKDMGMDAYRFSISWTRILPNGSLSGGVNREGVRYYNNLINELLSKGLQPFVTLFHWDSPQALEDKYGGFLSPNIINDYKDYSEVCFKEFGDRVKHWITFNEPWTFCSVGYASGTFPPARCSSWEEGKCNVGDSGREPYTACHYQMLAHAETVRLYKEKYQGVQKGKIGITIVSHWFTPFSQSRSDIDAARRAVDFMLGWSLDPLIRGDYPLSMKRLVGNRLPQFTKEQSKLVKGAFDFIGLNYYTGYYTEDVPPSLNKSYNTDAQANTTGVRGGLPIGRQAASPSLYIYPQGFLELLLHVKENYGNPTIYITENGVDEATNNSLPLQEALKDDIRIEYYHKHLLALSSAIRAGANVKGYFAWSLLDNFEWRDAFTVRFGINFVDYNDGLKRYPKNSAHWFREILQKNVLL